In one Oncorhynchus masou masou isolate Uvic2021 chromosome 23, UVic_Omas_1.1, whole genome shotgun sequence genomic region, the following are encoded:
- the LOC135510557 gene encoding uncharacterized protein LOC135510557, producing the protein MSVLQQPLSESVQPGDSVTLNCTIHTETCAGEHSVFWFRQGSGESHPGIIYTLRDKSDWCEKSPEACPPEAGSPTQSCVYNLPKRNLSLSDAGTYYCAVASCGEILFGNGTKLDVEDLLGYKSNLLFFVFISGLTTAVILSVIVNIILCVIMKRSQCEHCAAGTPFQQSHYGNPHSNNTDQQLHGDDDGLNYAGLKFTDKKPRRQRREQREEETIYSGVSHQVRM; encoded by the exons ATGTCTGTGCTCCAGCAGCCTTTGTCTGAGTCAGTTCAGCCAGGAGACTCTGTGACTCTGAactgtacaatacacactgagaCCTGTGCAGGAGAACACAGTGTCTTTTGGTTTAGACAAGGCTCAGGAGAATCCCATCCAGGAATCATTTACACCCTTAGAGACAAGAGTGATTGGTGTGAGAAAAGTCCAGAGGCTTGTCCTCCTGAGGCTGGGTCTCCTACACAGAGCTGTGTCTACAACCTCCCCAAGAGGAACCTCAGCCTCTCTGATGCTGGGACTtactactgtgctgtggcctcaTGTGGGGAGATACTGTTTGGGAACGGGACCAAGTTGGATGTTGAAG ACCTGTTGGGTTATAAGAGTAATCTTCTTTTCTTCGTATTTATATCTGGCCTGACAACTGCTGTGATTCTGAGTGTGATTGTCAACATTATCCTCTGTGTGATAATGAAGAGGTCACAATGTGAACACTGTGCAG CGGGGACCCCTTTTCAGCAAAGCCACTATGGGAATCCTCATTCCAACAACACAGACCAACAG CTCCACGGTGACGATGATGGCCTGAACTATGCTGGCCTAAAGTTCACTGACAAGAAGcccaggagacagaggagagaacagagagaggaagaaaccatCTACTCTGGTGTGAGTCATCAAGTCAGGATGTGA
- the LOC135510081 gene encoding uncharacterized protein LOC135510081: MEVGQVTFGEGTFLIVKDSGSNSMSVLQQPLSESVQPGDSVTLNCTIHTETCAEHSVYWFRQGSGESHPGIIYTHGDRSDQCEKSPEAGSPTQSCVYNLPKRNIILSDAGTYYCAVASCGEILFGNGTQLDIEGGSVEPLLFVYCLAVTLAFAFILIILLACIIYKMKKTTCLQCSELVSQTRGPSVSRSDASSQDADSLYYVSLPLSNKKNRSRRQRGNMEEETVVMYSGIRQ; this comes from the exons ATGGAAGTGGGCCAAGTCACATTTGGAGAAGGAACATTTTTAATTGTCAAAG ATTCAGGGTCCAACAGCATGTCTGTGCTCCAGCAGCCTTTGTCTGAGTCAGTTCAGCCAGGAGACTCTGTGACTCTGAactgtacaatacacactgagaCCTGTGCAGAACACAGCGTCTATTGGTTTCGACAAGGCTCAGGAGAATCCCATCCAGGAATCATTTACACCCATGGAGACAGGAGTGATCAGTGTGAGAAGAGCCCTGAGGCTGGGTCTCCAACACAGAGTTGTGTCTATaacctcccaaagaggaacatcattctctctgatgctgggacttactactgtgctgtggcctcaTGTGGGGAGATACTGTTTGGGAACGGGACCCAGTTGGACATTGAGG GCGGGAGTGTAGAACCTCTTCTCTTTGTATACTGCCTGGCCGTAACATTGGCCTTTGCGTTTATCTTGATCATTCTCCTTGCCTGCATCATTTACAAGATGAAGAAGACAACGTGTCTGCAGTGCAGTG AACTGGTCTCTCAGACAAGAGGTCCTTCAGTTTCCCGGTCAGATGCAAGT AGCCAAGATGCAGACAGTCTCTATTATGTTTCTCTGCCTCTGAGCAACAAGAAGAACAGGTCTagaagacagagaggaaacaTGGAGGAAGAGACAGTGGTCATGTACTCTGGAATTAGACAGTAG
- the LOC135510545 gene encoding uncharacterized protein LOC135510545 — MMIIYWTIFLFYANLGCALNKDVIQPDPLIVTQLGQSVSLNCFCRSQFIRVSWFKQTVGQKPLLMASSYFGSENIFYFNNFTEDFTETKRLGVKRGFDSCNLTISETESGDSATYYCVNLLAREDNFGEGTVLIVKDSGSNHMSVLQQSVSESVQPGDSVTLNCTIHTETCAGEHSVYWFRHGSGKSHPGIIYTHGDGNNQCEKSPEAGSPTQSCVYNLPKRNLSLSDAGTYYCAVASCGEILFGNGTKLEMDYGCKEDPVLLVYCLGVALALCVIIIIVLGCVTYKMTKKISLHPQPSGPAVHSSYNQDQKDNDTLTSVHYAALNVIHTKPKTRRQRSAMERDTVYSGVRCQNKD, encoded by the exons ATGATGATTATATATTGGACAATCTTTTTGTTTTATGCCAATTTGG GTTGTGCACTTAACAAGGATGTAATCCAACCAGACCCGTTGATAGTTACACAACTGGGACAAAGTGTATCACTCAATTGCTTTTGTCGATCTCAGTTTATCAGAGTCTCTTGGTTCAAGCAAACTGTTGGACAGAAGCCTCTTCTCATGGCATCATCTTATTTTGGCAGTGAAAACATTTTCTATTTCAACAACTTTACCGAGGACTTTACTGAGACTAAACGTTTGGGTGTGAAGAGAGGATTTGACAGCTGTAACCTGACCATCTCCGAGACAGAGTCAGGGGACTCAGCTACATACTACTGTGTTAATTTGTTAGCGAGGGAAGACAATTTTGGAGAAGGAACTGTTTTAATTGTCAAAG ATTCAGGGTCCAACCACATGTCTGTGCTCCAGCAGTCTGTGTCTGAGTCAGTTCAGCCAGGAGACTCTGTGACTCTGAactgtacaatacacactgagaCCTGTGCAGGAGAACACAGTGTCTATTGGTTCAGACATGGCTCAGGAAAATCCCATCCAGGTATCATTTATACCCATGGAGACGGGAATAATCAGTGTGAGAAGAGCCCTGAGGCTGGGTCTCCTACACAGAGCTGTGTCTACAACCTCCCCAAGAGGAACCTCAGCCTCTCTGATGCTGGGACTTACTACTGTGCTGTGGCTTCATGTGGGGAGATACTGTTTGGGAACGGGACCAAGCTGGAAATGGACT ATGGTTGTAAGGAGGACCCTGTTCTCTTGGTGTACTGCCTGGGTGTAGCGTTGGCTCTTtgtgtcatcatcatcattgtcCTTGGTTGTGTTACTTACAAAATGACCAAGAAAATCTCTCTGCACCCTCAGCCAAGTGGTCCGGCAGTCCACAGTTCTTATAACCAG GATCAAAAAGACAACGACACACTCACGTCGGTCCATTACGCTGCTCTGAATGTCATCCACACGAAGCCAAAGACCCGGAGACAGAGGAgcgccatggagagagacactgTGTACTCTGGGGTGAGGTGCCAAAACAAGGACTGA